In Levilactobacillus brevis, a single genomic region encodes these proteins:
- a CDS encoding alpha/beta hydrolase, translated as MKIITQSLAEDSAAYLQGYLRQGDSATYPAMIIVPGGSYTHIPEQQAEDLALAWSARGYQAFFLRYSFVGEKTPLLPAPVVELAQSVAAIRQHATDWQIDSDQIAVAGFSVGGQIVALFNDLWHDQKLNQLAGTQPEQVKPHAIILGYPVISPKLGFPTDQQVLASWTDDPDSIAADELVNDRNVPSFIWVTAADPLVPVQNAMSYAQASLAHHVDTDLHVFHHGSHGLALANHVTAWKPGTALPHVAHWMDLAAEWLNELK; from the coding sequence ACCTACAAGGTTATCTGCGTCAGGGCGATTCAGCCACTTACCCCGCCATGATTATTGTTCCCGGTGGGTCATACACCCACATCCCGGAACAGCAGGCTGAAGACCTGGCGTTGGCCTGGTCCGCTCGGGGCTATCAAGCCTTCTTCCTACGGTATAGCTTTGTCGGCGAGAAGACCCCGCTATTACCGGCACCAGTCGTTGAGTTAGCGCAGAGTGTCGCCGCAATTCGGCAACACGCGACCGACTGGCAGATTGACTCTGACCAGATTGCCGTAGCTGGCTTTTCCGTGGGTGGCCAAATTGTGGCCTTATTCAACGACCTTTGGCACGACCAAAAGCTTAATCAGCTTGCCGGCACCCAGCCAGAACAGGTGAAGCCCCACGCTATTATCTTAGGTTACCCGGTCATTTCACCAAAATTAGGTTTTCCAACCGATCAACAAGTGCTGGCCAGCTGGACCGATGACCCCGATAGTATCGCCGCCGATGAGTTGGTCAACGACCGCAACGTTCCGAGCTTCATCTGGGTCACGGCCGCCGATCCCCTCGTTCCGGTGCAAAACGCCATGAGTTATGCGCAGGCTTCCCTCGCCCATCACGTAGATACCGACCTGCACGTCTTCCATCACGGTTCTCACGGCCTGGCCTTAGCCAACCACGTGACCGCATGGAAACCGGGGACGGCACTGCCACACGTGGCCCACTGGATGGACCTCGCCGCCGAATGGTTGAACGAGCTGAAATAG